Part of the Odontesthes bonariensis isolate fOdoBon6 chromosome 15, fOdoBon6.hap1, whole genome shotgun sequence genome, CCACTTAAGCAGGGTGAACACATTAAGCATAAGGCGCCAAATATTAACTAAAAAAGCTgtcaaacaaaacaattatacaTCTTTAAAGCGACGAGAAGCTCACCTGACAGAAGAACGAGGACTGAGGACGAGTTCAGTGCGCAAGGCGGTTTTATAGGCAAAAACCGCAAAGGCTGATGGGAAAAATGTAGCGAACGACTAGCGTCCCTGCTGGTCAGCCCTGCCCTGAATGAAAGTCGCCTGGAAAGCTCATCCTCCACCCTGAAAGCGAGAAGTGATGCGGCAACGCTCGTTGAAGATTTGAACACTACCATGTAAACTAACCAACTCCAAAATTATTCTTCAGGTTCTGTCTTCAGAGCGGGTCAGAAAGCGGTTTTTATGGACACCCATACAAATGTTTTAATGTCCTGCTGATTAGGTGCCTGGCCAGAAGGAACAGTATGTACCAGTATGGATGGTAAAAGGGATAAGGGATAAAATAGAGGCTGTCCAGTTTCGAAACTGGATCCAGACATCTTGGTCTATCATAAGGATGCCCGCTGTTCTTTAGGTGCACTGCACTGTATTTGTTTTTGGGTGGGACAGGGTTCAAAGGCTAAACAACTAGAAGCACCGCCATGCAGGATAACCCGAAAACAGACTGCCTTTGCGGCCACGTGAGGATAATGTTTGGAGACGTGCGACTTGTTGGGATGCCCATCTGAAAGAACCATGACCAAATCTCACAGGAATCAACTCATGGAGATTTAATATTGTGCATCAATAAACAGTAGAATTGGATACAATCAATGGTTAAGATGAGtaggaaataaaaaatacatgttATGATTGCTCTCTATCAGGCAATACCGATATACTGAAATGAATGGCAAGGCCTCTATTCAGTAGATTATACAAAGACATAACaaggaggggggaaaaaaacacaaaatcagaGCCTCAATTTGAGTTAGAACTCACATTTCAATTGGCTAATTTCCAAaggcattttgtttttgtctatTGTAGGACTAAAAGTCAATAACCAGGTGAGATTTTCAACAAGGATGTGACTACATTTGAATTAAGCACCACCAATATGTTTATCTTCATAGATCCCTTCACCAATTTAGAttagtttaaaaatgtttttctccattttattCAACACGCAAACTTAATAGTATCCCCAATTAGGAAATAATCTTTAACACACAGAAATAACAAGAGGGTCTCGTTTGAGCTTGCTTCAGCATTTTCAGgtcaacttgtttttttcttctttatttctctACATATCATTCAAATTTCATAGCATTTAGACCGAAACTATGCAGCCGTAAATAAGAAAATTAAAGCAGGTGTACAGCAGGATAAACATTGCCCCCTACGTGGTTCTTAAACATgggggaaagaagaaaaaaaaaaaaaagaaaaaaaatcggaTAGGAAAAACTATAAAGGTtgaacaaacagaacaaagtaTTCACTCTGAAACTGCAGCAGTGTATCAAAAGGTCTGCTCTGGTTTTCTCATGAGGAGATCCTCCGACAccagaggaaacaaagacaggcAATGTGCAGAACATAAGGGAGACTTTACAGACTCGGTTCTAGCCATACGTCCTCATCGAGGACCAGCTATACAGAAAGACAAAAATATGTAAACAATCATTTTGTTCATAAACGCGCTCAGGTAACAAGAAAACCTCATCGGAGAATGGTTTGATCTGTCCAGATTAAAGTCCCTTTAGcctttttttctaaacttttttttttttttggcataacCGACATTGATCTGAATTGCATATATTCCTTAAATCTGTCTGGCGTCCCTCGATCAGTGTGTTCAGATGCCACGGCTTGCGTTGGGCTTTGCTTCTGGGTAACACTTGAGACACAAAACAGTTTGAATGACTGCAAATTTGTTagaaatggaaaacaaacactGAAACTAAATGGAATGATTCCTAATGATGTAAAGCCATCAAGTTCATAtcctcaaatatttttttacactattgccagaaaggaaaataaagaaaacaaacaaaaaaaagcattgaaaataagaagaatatatatttatatatccatcatatgtatatctatatataaacATCAGTTATAACTCATAGCAGGCAAGCAGAGAACGCCTCTCCCGCCCCTTTAAGATTCATACGCTCCACTGTTATAAGGCTGTCAGACTCTGGGAGGGGGCAGCAGCTTTCTTTCCTCAGTCACAAGATTCCCTGAGATGTAGAGAGCCGTTTTATTTGTCAAGCTTTGCTTCAACTTGAACATCATCAACCACAGATCTCTTGGCccccagaagaagaaaaaaaaaaaaaaaaagaaacaaagaagtaTGTAGGGAAACGAGTGCTGCTCTGGATCATCTCGTAGAGGTGTAGAAGGGGTGCGGTAGTGAAGCTGATCGACAGAGCCGGGAAACGAGGCGCATCGACGGGGCGCGCTCGTCGTGTGCTGCCGAGTCTGTTGGAAGGCGGCCGGTACTGGTGGCGGTGGAGGAGAGATTGTCCAAATAAGGAGAGGAGCTTTACTAATATTCATGTTACATCTTTGACGCTTTCATTCATTTCCATAATGTTTTATAGTCAAATGCAAAGCAGTGAACATATTCAATCACCAGTCATTCCAAGGCTTGGATAAGAAGTGGTTTTGCAAAAGAGTTCTTATGAAGACTCTTGGGTGTGCATTTCTTTATtcatatgtatgcatgtttatCAGTGGGGCACGTTCTTTCTCAGTGCCTCGGAGAGACTAATCTCTTTAATAGCGGCTCATCGTAGACCCAGCACTCCCCGTCCTCGTGGAATAGCTACGGAAACACACATGAAATGGCCATGATTACACTATACTGTTTCAAATGATATATATTAGAGCTCGTCTTAAAAATGCTATATAAATACCATGTCTCTTGTCTACTGCATTGGACCTGTACAATGTTGTCCTAGATTGAGTGTAAAACAATTTGGACTATATACAATCTGAAAATAATGTACATTTAGGCAGAGTAGGACAAAAAATTATCActacaaataaaaatatgaagtgATCTGCAGTGGACAATGTGCTTATGTTGCAGTATTTTAGCGTGTGTGTGGTCCGACGCCTGCAGAAGTCATATTCTTTCTAGCATCCTGGAAAACAAAGGCAGAAAGCCTCACCCTGGTCTCCCactgctgctcctgctccttcctCTCTCTGGCTTCGGCTCTTTGCTTCTCCTCCAACCGGTGTTTGGCTTCTGTCGCTGAATCAATGTCTTTTAGCTTCAGGTTCAGTGTCACATCTCTCCATAACCTAATGAAGGCACCAGAGTCGACGGTTACTTAAGATGGCATGTAAATAAAGATATTTTGCAAGGCTGTAAAAGTTGGGAACCAATTGCCTTCCCACCTTCGCGACTCGTAGTCGAGCTGGTCCTCCAGCCTCCTCACTTTTTTCTTAATGAGGCCCATTTTCTTTGTGTCTATAAACACGGTGTTCTCCTAAAGTTACAGAAAATAATCCATGTATCAATTCTTTCACCAATGAGAGCCGAGATGGAGGAATCTTCCTATTTGTCATTTGTGAGCAGAGGTAAACAAAATCTGGACTATTGAGAAAGATTCAAATGTTAATGGTCTTTAAAATGGACTGGACATCAATCTTAAAATGCAATTTCTCTGCTTAGTGCCCTTCTCAGATTTGGGCCCAACAATCAATGTCTAATttttaaagcacattttaaagaaaaagaaaaattaaggaCTTACTCCAGTTGCCCACTTGGCATACATGACTCCATTCCACTCTCCTTCAATGGAGCAGAAAGACTTCTTGTCATTTGGTGGGCTgcgagaaaaaacaaaaacaaaaacagagaaatTTGATTCCTTTTCTCAGATAAAACGTCCAGTGTCTGAACTGCAACTAAAAAGCGTAAAGTCTTACAAAATTTCAGCTGTGATTCTGTGCTTCTTCCCGCCGTAGAAGGGTTTGGTGTGGAACACGATGTTGGCGCTGTAGCCTGACTTGGAGCAGGAGATGTTGCACTCCCCGCCCAGCTCCACCCACGGCACAGTCAGAATTGACCTGGACGAAGAGGCTCAGGTCAGACAGGTCATGATATTTGTCCCAACACAACAACACGTACTCGAACACCTACCTGCCATATCCATTGGGGAAGGTGAGAATGTAATGTTCGTCATGCTCCAAACATGAAACGCAGCCTAAAGACGAGAGGATACTTACTGCAGCTGTAACAAcggtgcacaaaaaaaaaaacatattttgtaGTGTTTGAGTCTGGTTTTACCTTGGCCAATGTTGTGGACACCAATGGACATCCCAAGAAACTTTGACTTCGTCCAGATGTGAGCGTTGAACTGGATCTTCTTACTTAAACACTCTGCGTAGAATGCAGAAACTACAAACGGGAGAAaacaaaggtgttttttttttggatcctACAGGCTCAAGGGTTTTGGTGGCGAGTACTGAAAAGAGAAAGATTTGCCGCTCACTGGGTGGGTGGTGAGAGACCTGCTCTGCCACAAAACACACGCTGTTGGGTGAAGACCAGGGAACTGGACCCTCTGATATGGTCTCCTGCAGGGTGCAAGAGAGCAGAAAGGAGTGAGAACtggttttcttaaaaaaaaaaaaaaaagaataaataaagacCATGCTGTGCAAAACTGAGAATAGTGAGAGATGTATGTAAAGGGATTATTACACAGACTATCAACTAGAACAAAGGCAAACTTAAGCTTTTTGCATCAAAAtgggctctttttttttggataCTAAAATGATATTAAATCGACAAATCAGTCATGGAGAAATCATGACCTTTGAATAAATATAGTAACGCAAAGATTTCATATTTTGAGTCACTTTTCCAAAACATTTCCAGACTTTGACAGTTTTTAATATTCAAGTTAAATGTGTTTCTGACGCATTGATACTTTAACAGCTCACACTGAATAAATTCTATTGTACTTATCCTCATAGTTTTAGTCTTTCACGACTAAAAGTTATTTGAAAAGGCAGTTTAATTGTCAATTTTTCAATGACTTTCATTCTGCTGCGTTCACTGTGAAGATGTAAACTCACATGAATACCATCCATTAATGGCAGCAATGAAGATCGTCACTCGGCTCATCTAATAACTACATTTTGTAGACATACATCATTGATTTTAAATCAACGTTTTTAGAAATTCACAAtttcatattttactatatagaaagggtatttttttttttttatcccagaCCTGAATATTGACTAAAAACTAATACAATAGTTATTGATAGTTTTCATGCAGCAAAGGGAATTCTGGTAAATCTAAGGTGAAACGACACAATGCAACACTAGACAAACACGTTACCGGTTTAAATCGACAATGCAAAGAACCTGATGATCTTGGCGGCAGCAGCGCATTTACTCACCACTTGTTGAGAGGGTTCATCTGTCTCGATGGGGAGATCCCAGTGGCAGTAGAAGACTTCCCCGAGGATCGGGTTGTAAGGTTTCTTGGCCACCGAGCCTTTCCTCCCTGCATGGAAAGCTGACAGGTACCACTTCACCACGTGAACCATGCGCTCTCTGGCCTCTTGCTGCTCAGCGATACTACAGAAAAATCCAACGCAAGAGTTGTTCAATGACTGTTTACGTTTCCCAATCATGGATCGCCCGGAGGAGCTCGCACGGAACAGCTGCTGAAACAACACGTACCTTACAAATAGGTCCGGATGTGCAAAGAAATCTGCGTACATTTCTAATAAAGATCTCCTTTCAAGGATGAAGGTGGGCAAGACCACCTGTGAAACACAACGAAGGAAACAGCTCACACAAACGGTATTAGAAAGGGCAATAACAGTGCAAGGAAAGAACTGTGGACAGAACAACGGGAACGTTCATGCTGgaagatgcagagcagctcatACCTTTGTGAGGTCCATGCCCAAACGAACTTGAGAGAGCAGATGCATAATGACGCTTTTGTGCTCTTCCACAGACTCCCCCTCACCGTCATCATCGCGGTCATCGTGGCTATCAAACTGATCTGAGGACAGCCGCAGAGCAAAATTCTAACTTCATCTTCCATccctttttattatttatttatttttatacccgcctaatccagttcagggtctGCAATATATCTTAAACTGTCTTTATCACATTGGTCATTTATAACTTTTTTAGGCGGTTCGACAAGAGTCAGATGACAGTCCAGTGAGGGTTAACATTTTCCACTGATGGAGGGGAGTTACCATCTCCCACTGGTTGATTAGAGCTCGAGCTTGGTGGTTAATGAAGGATGCACAGAAATAGCtgcaacatatttttttttggccCCCCCATGTCCCCATTTACCTGCATCTGTGGTGCCATTGGACATCGACGAGTTGAGAGACTCAGTGGTGTTGGGCCGTTTTAATGCCGTTTCATCATTAGCAATGGGTGAGGCAGCAGGAGGCCCTGAGGGACTGAATGCAAGGGAGGGAAACAGAGGAATTAACGAGACAACAGGAAGCAAGAGAGATCAGGTGGCTAAGTAGAGGTTCACTGGGCAATTTTGTAGTAAGCTTCTCCAACTAAAGCTGCTTATACAGCTAGATTTTCATGCACTCTAAGCAGAATTTCCCCACCTGAGACACCGAACTATATAATGATGCTGTTGCTTTCAAGCTGGAAAACAAATGGATCTATTTTCAGCAGGTGGGGTGATAATAGACTTACTCTTTGCAGTGCTTGGGTGACGTGGTGCTCTGGTAAAACTCGTCAGCATCATAAAACTCGTCCTCGCTGGAGGAGTAGGAGAAGTCCGGCACTGAGTGGGAGGGCAGGGGGATGTGAGTCGGGGAGGCGACGCCACTGCTGGAGCCCGACGGGCCACTCCCTGACAGAACGAAAACAGTAGAAACAATGCGAGTCATGCCAGGGCTCTCCTGGAGCATTGCCCCCTTAATGTGATGAAGCTTCCTCACTCACACGGTACACAATTCTGAATGGTCAAATTAACAGTGTGATTATCAGGCTGTACGCAGAAACATTAAGCCGTCTTTATCACAGTGACTGCTTCCGCTGCAGAGCGTAACGGCTGCACTCTCAAGCATGCAGCCAGCTTTCTGAGTGCACAGCACAGCGTTTTGATACTGCCAACTCAGCACAAACAGAAAGCTAGCCCCTGCTTTTCTTCCAATTTTGTACTTTGTCGGTGAAcattaaacaaattaaaaggcCAAAGAGTTACAACAAAAATATATGGCAGAGTTCCTATTACATTCAATTCATATAGCATCAAACGGTAAATATAAATAACTGGCAATGGACACGCATACATTCATGTGAAAGCAGGATTTGGGGGACGCAGACCTCATTTTGAGCCTTTTTGAAATAAACTGGAGCCGATTATTATTCCACTATTTTCTCTATTCACAAAAGTtctgaaaacaggaagaaatgcCGTCACATGCTACAAATAACTATTCAAATAGTTGCTATTTTTTATGAATGAATTCACTGATTGATTAATCAGCTATTTGTGTCATTCGTGcatttcaaataataataaaaaaaaaataaataaataaataatctgcATTCATGAAGTAAGTGCGAGTTACAGCTGTCGGATAAATGTCCAACAGTTATTTCGAGAGGCGtgtggctgcagacctgcactgtcaggacccatgacatgcactgtcaggacccttagttggagacatgcactgtgacgtcacctgcactgtgaggacccgaagcgacaagcgaggagcacgtatttttcgttcc contains:
- the osbpl9 gene encoding oxysterol-binding protein-related protein 9 isoform X2 — protein: MASIMEGPLSKWTNVMKGWQYRWFVLDYNAGLLSYYTSKDKMMRGSRRGCVRLRGAVIGIDDEDDSTFTITVDQKTFHFQARDADEREKWIHALEGTILRHTLQLREAETGFVPSVQDFDKKLAEADAYLQILIDQLKLFDEKIKDCKEDESRRSMVESIKHCIVLLQIAKDQSNEQQHANGLISTINPVDGIYQPPLDTPVVNTTMPTQTTLPTDASQVCKSDQRPSTLPVGPVITVMGSLQTPTPNSTGSGPSGSSSGVASPTHIPLPSHSVPDFSYSSSEDEFYDADEFYQSTTSPKHCKDPSGPPAASPIANDETALKRPNTTESLNSSMSNGTTDADQFDSHDDRDDDGEGESVEEHKSVIMHLLSQVRLGMDLTKVVLPTFILERRSLLEMYADFFAHPDLFVSIAEQQEARERMVHVVKWYLSAFHAGRKGSVAKKPYNPILGEVFYCHWDLPIETDEPSQQVETISEGPVPWSSPNSVCFVAEQVSHHPPISAFYAECLSKKIQFNAHIWTKSKFLGMSIGVHNIGQGCVSCLEHDEHYILTFPNGYGRSILTVPWVELGGECNISCSKSGYSANIVFHTKPFYGGKKHRITAEIFPPNDKKSFCSIEGEWNGVMYAKWATGENTVFIDTKKMGLIKKKVRRLEDQLDYESRRLWRDVTLNLKLKDIDSATEAKHRLEEKQRAEARERKEQEQQWETRLFHEDGECWVYDEPLLKRLVSPRH
- the osbpl9 gene encoding oxysterol-binding protein-related protein 9 isoform X1, producing MASIMEGPLSKWTNVMKGWQYRWFVLDYNAGLLSYYTSKDKMMRGSRRGCVRLRGAVIGIDDEDDSTFTITVDQKTFHFQARDADEREKWIHALEGTILRHTLQLREAETGFVPSVQDFDKKLAEADAYLQILIDQLKLFDEKIKDCKEDESRRKIENLKETTCSMVESIKHCIVLLQIAKDQSNEQQHANGLISTINPVDGIYQPPLDTPVVNTTMPTQTTLPTDASQVCKSDQRPSTLPVGPVITVMGSLQTPTPNSTGSGPSGSSSGVASPTHIPLPSHSVPDFSYSSSEDEFYDADEFYQSTTSPKHCKDPSGPPAASPIANDETALKRPNTTESLNSSMSNGTTDADQFDSHDDRDDDGEGESVEEHKSVIMHLLSQVRLGMDLTKVVLPTFILERRSLLEMYADFFAHPDLFVSIAEQQEARERMVHVVKWYLSAFHAGRKGSVAKKPYNPILGEVFYCHWDLPIETDEPSQQVETISEGPVPWSSPNSVCFVAEQVSHHPPISAFYAECLSKKIQFNAHIWTKSKFLGMSIGVHNIGQGCVSCLEHDEHYILTFPNGYGRSILTVPWVELGGECNISCSKSGYSANIVFHTKPFYGGKKHRITAEIFPPNDKKSFCSIEGEWNGVMYAKWATGENTVFIDTKKMGLIKKKVRRLEDQLDYESRRLWRDVTLNLKLKDIDSATEAKHRLEEKQRAEARERKEQEQQWETRLFHEDGECWVYDEPLLKRLVSPRH
- the osbpl9 gene encoding oxysterol-binding protein-related protein 9 isoform X4 codes for the protein MASIMEGPLSKWTNVMKGWQYRWFVLDYNAGLLSYYTSKDKMMRGSRRGCVRLRGAVIGIDDEDDSTFTITVDQKTFHFQARDADEREKWIHALEGTILRHTLQLREAETGFVPSVQDFDKKLAEADAYLQILIDQLKLFDEKIKDCKEDESRRSMVESIKHCIVLLQIAKSTINPVDGIYQPPLDTPVVNTTMPTQTTLPTDASQVCKSDQRPSTLPVGPVITVMGSLQTPTPNSTGSGPSGSSSGVASPTHIPLPSHSVPDFSYSSSEDEFYDADEFYQSTTSPKHCKDPSGPPAASPIANDETALKRPNTTESLNSSMSNGTTDADQFDSHDDRDDDGEGESVEEHKSVIMHLLSQVRLGMDLTKVVLPTFILERRSLLEMYADFFAHPDLFVSIAEQQEARERMVHVVKWYLSAFHAGRKGSVAKKPYNPILGEVFYCHWDLPIETDEPSQQVETISEGPVPWSSPNSVCFVAEQVSHHPPISAFYAECLSKKIQFNAHIWTKSKFLGMSIGVHNIGQGCVSCLEHDEHYILTFPNGYGRSILTVPWVELGGECNISCSKSGYSANIVFHTKPFYGGKKHRITAEIFPPNDKKSFCSIEGEWNGVMYAKWATGENTVFIDTKKMGLIKKKVRRLEDQLDYESRRLWRDVTLNLKLKDIDSATEAKHRLEEKQRAEARERKEQEQQWETRLFHEDGECWVYDEPLLKRLVSPRH
- the osbpl9 gene encoding oxysterol-binding protein-related protein 9 isoform X5 encodes the protein MFVGAKQPEAETGFVPSVQDFDKKLAEADAYLQILIDQLKLFDEKIKDCKEDESRRKIENLKETTCSMVESIKHCIVLLQIAKDQSNEQQHANGLISTINPVDGIYQPPLDTPVVNTTMPTQTTLPTDASQVCKSDQRPSTLPVGPVITVMGSLQTPTPNSTGSGPSGSSSGVASPTHIPLPSHSVPDFSYSSSEDEFYDADEFYQSTTSPKHCKDPSGPPAASPIANDETALKRPNTTESLNSSMSNGTTDADQFDSHDDRDDDGEGESVEEHKSVIMHLLSQVRLGMDLTKVVLPTFILERRSLLEMYADFFAHPDLFVSIAEQQEARERMVHVVKWYLSAFHAGRKGSVAKKPYNPILGEVFYCHWDLPIETDEPSQQVETISEGPVPWSSPNSVCFVAEQVSHHPPISAFYAECLSKKIQFNAHIWTKSKFLGMSIGVHNIGQGCVSCLEHDEHYILTFPNGYGRSILTVPWVELGGECNISCSKSGYSANIVFHTKPFYGGKKHRITAEIFPPNDKKSFCSIEGEWNGVMYAKWATGENTVFIDTKKMGLIKKKVRRLEDQLDYESRRLWRDVTLNLKLKDIDSATEAKHRLEEKQRAEARERKEQEQQWETRLFHEDGECWVYDEPLLKRLVSPRH
- the osbpl9 gene encoding oxysterol-binding protein-related protein 9 isoform X3; translation: MASIMEGPLSKWTNVMKGWQYRWFVLDYNAGLLSYYTSKDKMMRGSRRGCVRLRGAVIGIDDEDDSTFTITVDQKTFHFQARDADEREKWIHALEGTILRHTLQLREAETGFVPSVQDFDKKLAEADAYLQILIDQLKLFDEKIKDCKEDESRRKIENLKETTCSMVESIKHCIVLLQIAKSTINPVDGIYQPPLDTPVVNTTMPTQTTLPTDASQVCKSDQRPSTLPVGPVITVMGSLQTPTPNSTGSGPSGSSSGVASPTHIPLPSHSVPDFSYSSSEDEFYDADEFYQSTTSPKHCKDPSGPPAASPIANDETALKRPNTTESLNSSMSNGTTDADQFDSHDDRDDDGEGESVEEHKSVIMHLLSQVRLGMDLTKVVLPTFILERRSLLEMYADFFAHPDLFVSIAEQQEARERMVHVVKWYLSAFHAGRKGSVAKKPYNPILGEVFYCHWDLPIETDEPSQQVETISEGPVPWSSPNSVCFVAEQVSHHPPISAFYAECLSKKIQFNAHIWTKSKFLGMSIGVHNIGQGCVSCLEHDEHYILTFPNGYGRSILTVPWVELGGECNISCSKSGYSANIVFHTKPFYGGKKHRITAEIFPPNDKKSFCSIEGEWNGVMYAKWATGENTVFIDTKKMGLIKKKVRRLEDQLDYESRRLWRDVTLNLKLKDIDSATEAKHRLEEKQRAEARERKEQEQQWETRLFHEDGECWVYDEPLLKRLVSPRH